From the genome of Coleofasciculaceae cyanobacterium:
TCATTACTTCAAACTCAGGACAAGAACGCATGAATTCATTGTATTCCTCATAAGTACAAAAGTCCATCACTTTCTCTACCCCTGCACGATTGTACCAGCTGCGATCGAATATCATTATTTCTCCTGCTGCGGGAAGATTAGCTACATATCTTTGAAAGTACCACTGGTTTTTTTCGCGATCGCTTGGTGTTCCTAAAGCTATAACTTTACATATACGGGAATTTAAACACCCACTAATACGCTTGATTGTTCCGCCTTTACCTGCTGCATCTCTACCTTCAAAAATAACCACCACTTTTAAACCTTTATGTTTTACCCAGCGTTGCAGCCTAACTAACTCTATCTGTAGCTTAGCTAGTTCTTTTTTGTACTTTTTTTTGCTGAGTTTTTTAGCTTTACCTTGGTCTTTTTTACCGTTTGTTTCTAGCTCGGCAACTTGGCTATGATAATTTTGCTTACTCATATTTTCCTGCCTCTCTATTGATTATTCAAATAACTTACAGCAATTTTTTCATCAAGAATGTTAGGAGCGAACTTAACTTATGTCTTAATTTTAAGTTTAACTATCTATTCTCAAAAAATTTTATGTACCTTGTTTCTATACCTCGTAATCTTAAGGAATAGCGAATTTATTTTCAATAGTTTTAACGATCGTTTTTAATTCAAAAAAGTGTAGTTTAAAAATAAAGCTTGAAAATGAGAAAATTACATTTAGCAATTTCTACCAATGATATCGAAGCAACGGTGAAAGATTATAGTAAACGCCTAAACACCGAACCATGCTTAGTTATAGCTAAAGAATATGCTCTTTGGCGTACTAATACTCTTAATGTTTCTGCAAGACAAGACAACTCTTGTTCACCTGGAAGTTTACGGCATTTAGGCTGGGAAGATCCAGCTGCATTTATTATGTCTGCTGAAACTGATGTCAATGGGATCGTTTGGGAGAATTTTACAGCATCCCAGCAAGCAGAGGAAATTAAAGAAATATGGTCAGAGGTTAATTATCAACCTGAACCTTAAAACTTTCGTTCTTTTTCTGGTTTAATTTTTGCTGTTTCTCAAGCAGGAATAATCAACTTCCAGGCTGGTTTCAAAATATCTAGCAGACGTGGGCGTAAATAAATTTACCATTAGTAAATCCTAGAAGCACCGCAATTAAATACTTCTGACTTCTGTACGGACGTTCCATCGAACGTCTCTACTTCTGACTTTATGCGAAGCGATGCTAGCGAGTTGCTAGAGTTATAGGTCAAATTTGCGATCGCCCTCCAGAAATTTTATTTTCCCAACTCTGCCAAGTGCGATCAAATTTGAATCTAGTTAAAAAAATCTTGTTGATAAAGATGTTTAACTATTGCTGCATCAGTAAGGTTGTATTGCAAAGGGGTAATAGTAATATAGCGATCGCGAATTGCTTGAACATCAGTCAAAATATGAGGCGGTAAATTAACATCTTCTGGCTGCTCAATATCTTCGACAATTTCTCCTTCTAACCAATAATAACTTTTGCCACGCGGGTCGAGTCTTTTGGCAAATTTTTCAATATAGCGCCGCAAACCCTGACGCGTCACCATCACCCCCGCTATTTGTGAAGCTTCTACAGGGGGAATATTAACGCTAAGTAAAGGTGGTTTAGGATAATCCTCATCTGCCAATTGCTTGACCAGTTTAAGGGCAAAATCAGCAGCAGGTTGAAACTCAAAAGCCGAAAAGCTCGCCAAACTAAATGCTACACTGGGAATGCCTTCCAAAGCTCCTTCCATTGCAGCCGATACCGTTCCAGAATATAGAACATCAGTACCCAAATTTGGACCATGATTAATCCCCGAATAAACAAAATCGGGACGAATTTTTAAGACAGCGCTGAGGGCAAACTTAACACAGTCGGCGGGAGTGCCAGAACAAGACCATGCAACTACATTGCGATCGAAGATAGAATCAACTTCTTTGGCTCTAATTGGCTGGTGAAGGGTTAAACCGTGTCCAGTAGCCGAACGTTCGCGATCTGGGCAAACCACCGTCACCTGATGACCAGCTTGAGCAAGAGTATCAGCTAAAGTCCGCACGCCTAAAGCAAAAATACCATCATCGTTGCTAATCAAAATATTGCTCATTAATCATCCGCTAGGTTGAAATTAATCATTGCTACAAACCATAGCAAAAAATAGCTTGAAGAAACGTTTAAGTCTATTATTTTCCAGTTACTCGGTTGCTGGAATAACAAAACTTTTACAGCCACGTAATTATTGCTTTTTAAATCTAAAGCTTTATGAGTTGTTCCTCCTAGTCCTTCTCCTAAAAAATCTATGATACTGTATTGTTCTATTATTAATTCTCTCAAGCGATGTAGCATTTTTAAAACTTTGTTGAAGTCGCAAATATTGTATACCAGAATCGTGCCTTATAACGCGCAGCGTTTAGCGCATGAGTGTCAATAGTTAATTATCATTCGTAGTCTAGTTAAAATAAAAATAGCAGTATTGTTCGCTCAAACAAACCAGAAAGTAACTACAAATATATTTAAGATTTGAAATTCAGGAAAATGGCTACTTTACAGCAAAAAAGAACAGAAAACATTGAGGGTAATTTCTACGTTGACTCTAGCTGTATCGACTGCGATACTTGCCGTTGGATTGCCCCTGAAGTATATAATCGTCAAACATCTCAATCAGCGGTATATCATCAACCATCCACAGATAAGGAAGAATTGCTGGCAATGCAGGCTCTTTTGGCTTGTCCTACCGCTTCTATTGGCACAGTAAATAAACCAACGGGAATTAAGCAAGCGCAACAGACTTTTCCGATCCCAATCGAAAACAATGTTTATTACTGTGGCTATCATTCAGCGGCCTCTTATGGTGCAGCTAGCTATTTTATCCAACGACCAGAAGGCAATATTTTAATTGATTCACCTCGATTTGCTGCACCGCTAGTTAAGCAGATCGAAAAAATGGGTGGCATCAAATATATGTACCTTACCCATCAAGACGATGTTGCCGATCATCAAAAGTTTCAGCAGCATTTTAATTGCGAGCGTATTTTACATCAAGACGACATTCAGCCAGCTACCAAAGAAGTTGAAATTAAACTATCAGGATACGAACCTGTAGAATTAGCTCGAGATCTACAAATTATCCCTGTACCAGGACATAGCAAGGGTCATACAGTATTGCTTTATCAAAACAAGTTTCTCTTCACAGGAGATCATCTAGCTTGGTCGTCTTATCTTGAGCAGCTTTCTGCTTTTCCTCGTTTTTGCTGGTATTCCTGGACAGAACAAATAAAATCAATGGAAAAACTGGCTAACTACACTTTTCAGTGGGTTTTGCCTGGTCATGGTCGTCGCTATCACGGTGATGTTGCTACTGTTAAACAGCAAATGCAGCTGTGTATTAGTTGGATGAAACAACAATAAAAATCAACTACCCACGCAAAAATTTTTACAATAAATTGTTGGTTTATAGTTTCTTAAATCTACTAGGGAATACTAGTTTTATAGACCAAATTTAAAGTTAGGAAGAAATTTTCATGTTACCAGGATGGGTGGTTTCTCGAACTATTCCTGTTGAGACTCTTGTAGGTTTAATCACGGGTCAATACAAACTCTATGGTGGAGTAATACGCCATGCAGCAGGTACACCATATGCGGGGCAAATAATTAGACATTTAATTCCTACTACACTAAGTCCACTTGGTGCTATTCCAGGACTTAACTTTATTCCAGGTATTATTGCTTACTCTCAACTGAATCAAGTAAAGGAGATGAATAAGTTCACTACCCATCAGTTGATGCAGATGTCTGGGCAGATTTCCTCGCTATCTCGAACTACCCAACAAGTTCTTCAAATTGCCACAGGGACAGCATACCTATCTGGTTTAGGTTTGACCATAAGTTGTATTGGCTTTGCTTTAATTAACAAAAAGCTTAACACTATTGACAGCAAGCTCAAAGATATTCAGAAAGATATTAAGGCGATCGAATATTTTCTTGAGAGTAGCGAGCGAGCTAAACTACGTGCTGCTTTGAATGCTTTATTAAAAATCGATGCAAAAACCGCAATAGAACATCGTCATACGATTCTACACAACTCTAGAAATGTTCTTGCCGAAATCAATATGCGCTATCGAGAACTTTTATCTGAAGCAGACAAGATTGAAACGGCAACGATCTACGAAGAATACTTTTCTCTAACTGCTTTATCTCAAATTCGATGTACCGCAGAGTTGGGAATGCTAGATATTGCTTGTAAAGAGATAGAAGAAATTAATTTGTTCTGGCAAACTCAAGCTCGTCGTATTGCTAAAGAAATATTAGTAGGAATGTATCCAGAGAGATTTTTGGCAACTGATTTTGCAGATGATGTATCAATTACCGAATTGGTTGAGTGGTTAGATTTTACCTATCAGGAAAACAAGGGCTTGTGCTGGATCGATGAGTTGAGACTTGACATGAATGAGGTATGGTATTGCAGTTGGCTCAAAAATAATTATTCAGGACTAAATAAAAATAAAGGAATTGGCATAGAAAGAGAAAAAAAGATTATTATCCCTAGTTTGAGAAAACTCATTGCCAGAAGTTCAATTTTTGAAAGTTATACTGCACAATATGAACTTTTAGAAGCTCAACAAATCAAGCCCTCAGATTTGGAACAGCAGGTTGCTAATTTACCAGAATCATCATTGGTTGAAGGTTATTTAATTTTAGAATCAACTCAAAAAGAAGTTGTAGAAGTAGCAGTATAAAAAGTTTTTAAAATATAAATACCATAGCTTTCTACTCAATGCTACAAAAAAGGATAAGAAACCAAAGACGCTAATCTTACAATCTCTTATCCCGTCTATTTTTTAAAAATTTAGCTAAGAGCTAACAGCTAACAGCTTTAAATTCTAGTTGTAAACCTTACCGCCACCCCAAAGGATGCCGCGGATTTCGGGTTGAATTAGAATATGTCCTGCAACAGCCTGTAGATCTTCATCAGTCAAATTACGCATAATTGGATAAAGATCCGAGCGGGTAGTATTGGGGTGAAATTCATAAATATCTTTCTCGCCATCATAGGTTGTAGGATGCTTAAGATAATCAACAATTCCCTCGATATTGTCTCTAGCAGGATATGCACCAGACAATGCAGTTAAACCCAAATTAACGTTAGGATTAGTTTTAGTCACGCCACCTTTATGACAGTAGGTACAGCTATTAACAAATACTTTTTGTCCTTGTTTAACTTCTTTTAGACTCAAAGTGATTGTGTCACCTTTGTCATTACGTGGAACAGTACGAATACTTTCGTCTAGTTCAACTGCATTAACGCTACCAATATTAAATTGAATTGCCAAAAATAGAGCAGCTATAGCAGCCAATAAAAATCGCTTCAACATTGTTCTCCTCAAAGTTTTAATTTGATCGAGGTGCTATTTGTGATGCACCAGTATACATAATCTTCAGTTACTTATCTTGACAGAGTACTGATATGGTTCATAAAAACGGTAACCAATCTTATCGCCGTGAACAGATATAGAAACTATGGTCACTAAAATAAATTGCTTTTACTTAGCTTCTGAATTGGTCTTAGTGGCCAAAATTTCCATGATTATTGTTTTGGCATCTTCTAATGCTAAACAGGTGCGTTCATTTTTATAGTTGATTTTAAAGCGATCGCAAAGCTCAAATACGGCTTGTTCTTCAAGCTTATATTCTGCTGCAATATCAGCAATTGACAGTTCTGCAAAACCCATAAGTACGGTCTATCTAAATCTTTTTAATGAAGACTAAATGATTAATAAATGGTCAGAATTCAGTAATTATGTATTATACTAGGATTTCGTTTAAGTCGAGACAAGCAATAATACTCAGCACAACTGTTTGCTCCCAAATATTATTAGCTATCATCTCATTTAATAGAACTTATTGCTGCACAAATTTGACTGATTTCATTAGAAATGTCGCTTCAGGTAAAGAAAACGATCTTGTTAGGTTAGCTATCAGCTGTTAGCTTTGGCGGTCGTATGAGGGAACAACAAAGAGCGCAAATCCACTACTTGACCAATTACCGCGATCGCTGGTGCTTGAAATTGTGTAGCTGCAACTTGTTCGACGATGGTGACTAAAGTTCCAATTAGTTGAGTCTGGTCTGGTCTGGTTCCCCAACGAATCAAAGCAATGGGGGTTTGGGGAGTCATACCTCCTGCTAATAACAGAGGAATAATCCGCGGCAAATTGTGTACTCCCATATAGATGACAATCGTTTCCGAACCTTGAGCGATCGCCTGCCAGTTCACTTCTGGGCGATATTTTTCGGTGGCTTCGTGTCCAGTCACAAAAGTAACCGATGAATTATAGTGACGATGGGTAACGGGAATGCCTGCATAGGCTGGAGCAGCAATTCCTGAAGTGATTCCTGGGACGACCTCTACCTCTACCCCTGCTTTGACCAAATCGGCCATTTCTTCCCCGCCTCTACCAAAAACAAAGGGATCGCCCCCTTTGAGACGCACTACAATGGGGTTAGTTTCAGCTTTTAGTCGCAATAAATCTGTTGTCTGAGCTTGAGGCAAAGAATGACGATCCTTGCGCTTGCCTGCGTTAATTTTTTCGGCTTGAGGGTCGATCATGGCTAGTATTTCAGCGCTAACCAAGGCATCATAAATAACTACATCAGCGTGTTCTAAGAGAGTTTTTCCTTTGATCGTCAGTAATCCAGGATCTCCTGGACCTGCTCCCACCAAATAAACCTTACCTATATATTTTCGTTGATTCATAGTTTAAGCTTCCTGGGCAATCAATTCCGCTAAAACTTCGGTTGCTCCTAATGGCTGACCCAAAACTAATTCCACCTGAGTATGCTTTTGTTGGAGGAGGGCAATTTCTTGAGTGATCGCCTCAGTAATTTTCCCAGGAAACAAAAAATAGGGCACAATTGCCATCTTTTTAGTGCCAGATGCTATTTGTAATTCAATATGTTGAGCAAATTTAGGTGCAACAGACCAATAGGCGATCGTCGCGTTCAACTGGCTAGCCAAGTTTTGGTAGTAATTATTTACTCCCGATAACCGACTTCCGTGAGCAATTAAAATACGCGTTTGAGCCGATAGTTCGGCAAATTTACGTGATAGCAGTGGAACTATTCCCGAATATTTACCTAAATACGGAGATAATTCAATAGTAACTTGATTATTAATTTGTTTTATGGCTAAAGCAATTTCAGCGGGAATATCTTGCTGAACATGAACTCCAGGCGCTAAAAATAACGGTATAACCTTAATCTGCTCGAGTCCTTGCTGTTTTGCTTTTTGAGCAAAGTTCACTAAGGTTTCGTTTAAAGATGTGGGAGCTAACTCCAAAGCAGCTACGTCTATCAAAGGCTCTTTTGACAACAAATCTGAGGTGATGAGCGTTTTCAGCTCATAATTGGGCAACCTTGTCTTATAGCAATTTAGCTGAGCTAATATGTTTTTAGATTTATACTTGGTTACCAATAATTGTCTTAGGTCAGAAGCCGCAGCTTGAGTTCGACAGTCCCTACTACCGTGAAAAACCAATAAATAAGCGTAAGATAAAATCAAATAAATTACCCAGAGCGTAAATGAATTAGCTAGAGAAACTTAAACAGTTAATCTCTAAAATTATAACGATTAGAACAGTTTATTCTGTAGTAAATGATATATCTTAAATGTAAGTATTAGTATTTATACTAATATAGCTGTCAAAATAAATTAAAAATCTAATCTATCACCGTAAAAATTAAAACTTTCTAGACTTATAATATGTTGAGTAATAACTCTAATGTTCAAAATGCAAGCAGCTCTGCTTCGAGAGACTCTTTAGATGTCAATTTAAGTGAATACTTCGTCAAGATCAAAAGACGCTGGAAACCCGCCTTAGCAATATTTCTTTTGACTTTAGGAGTCACTGGAGCTTTGAGTTTATTACAGCAAAAAACATATCAAGCAGAAGGAAAACTGTTATTTAAGCAAAGAAGTGCAGGAGCGATCGGAGATATTGGCGAACAGGCAGGTACTCTGGAGACAATTTTAACCGACCAAACTCCTCTTAGTACCCAAATCGAAGTCTTAGAATCTGAGCCAGTTATCCAACAGGTAATTGATCGCCAAAGACTAACCGATCAAGAAGGCGAGCCTTTAACGCCTGAAGACTTTAGAAAAAAACTGACTACAGGAGTTGTAGGTGGAACAGACGTAGTCGAAATTAGCTATAAGCATCCTAATCCCAAGACGGCTTCGGAGATAGTTAATAGTTTAATGGATGTATATATCCAGACGCAGATTAAAGGCAATCAGTCTGAACCTGCCGCTGCCAGAGCATTCCTCGACAAGGAGATGCCTACCGTCG
Proteins encoded in this window:
- a CDS encoding sirohydrochlorin chelatase, with protein sequence MLSKEPLIDVAALELAPTSLNETLVNFAQKAKQQGLEQIKVIPLFLAPGVHVQQDIPAEIALAIKQINNQVTIELSPYLGKYSGIVPLLSRKFAELSAQTRILIAHGSRLSGVNNYYQNLASQLNATIAYWSVAPKFAQHIELQIASGTKKMAIVPYFLFPGKITEAITQEIALLQQKHTQVELVLGQPLGATEVLAELIAQEA
- the psbV gene encoding photosystem II cytochrome c-550, yielding MLKRFLLAAIAALFLAIQFNIGSVNAVELDESIRTVPRNDKGDTITLSLKEVKQGQKVFVNSCTYCHKGGVTKTNPNVNLGLTALSGAYPARDNIEGIVDYLKHPTTYDGEKDIYEFHPNTTRSDLYPIMRNLTDEDLQAVAGHILIQPEIRGILWGGGKVYN
- the ppk2 gene encoding polyphosphate kinase 2 is translated as MSKQNYHSQVAELETNGKKDQGKAKKLSKKKYKKELAKLQIELVRLQRWVKHKGLKVVVIFEGRDAAGKGGTIKRISGCLNSRICKVIALGTPSDREKNQWYFQRYVANLPAAGEIMIFDRSWYNRAGVEKVMDFCTYEEYNEFMRSCPEFEVMIQRAGIILIKYWFSVSDGEQEKRFQARINDPIKRWKISPMDLKAREKWVEYSKAKDDMFAATDVPESPWNVVESDNKKRARLNCISHLLNSIPYEDLPVEEIKLPAREEASDYERPPMEMQNFVPTEY
- the cobA gene encoding uroporphyrinogen-III C-methyltransferase, whose product is MNQRKYIGKVYLVGAGPGDPGLLTIKGKTLLEHADVVIYDALVSAEILAMIDPQAEKINAGKRKDRHSLPQAQTTDLLRLKAETNPIVVRLKGGDPFVFGRGGEEMADLVKAGVEVEVVPGITSGIAAPAYAGIPVTHRHYNSSVTFVTGHEATEKYRPEVNWQAIAQGSETIVIYMGVHNLPRIIPLLLAGGMTPQTPIALIRWGTRPDQTQLIGTLVTIVEQVAATQFQAPAIAVIGQVVDLRSLLFPHTTAKANS
- a CDS encoding MBL fold metallo-hydrolase; its protein translation is MATLQQKRTENIEGNFYVDSSCIDCDTCRWIAPEVYNRQTSQSAVYHQPSTDKEELLAMQALLACPTASIGTVNKPTGIKQAQQTFPIPIENNVYYCGYHSAASYGAASYFIQRPEGNILIDSPRFAAPLVKQIEKMGGIKYMYLTHQDDVADHQKFQQHFNCERILHQDDIQPATKEVEIKLSGYEPVELARDLQIIPVPGHSKGHTVLLYQNKFLFTGDHLAWSSYLEQLSAFPRFCWYSWTEQIKSMEKLANYTFQWVLPGHGRRYHGDVATVKQQMQLCISWMKQQ
- a CDS encoding translation initiation factor IF-2, which encodes MGFAELSIADIAAEYKLEEQAVFELCDRFKINYKNERTCLALEDAKTIIMEILATKTNSEAK
- the surE gene encoding 5'/3'-nucleotidase SurE; this translates as MSNILISNDDGIFALGVRTLADTLAQAGHQVTVVCPDRERSATGHGLTLHQPIRAKEVDSIFDRNVVAWSCSGTPADCVKFALSAVLKIRPDFVYSGINHGPNLGTDVLYSGTVSAAMEGALEGIPSVAFSLASFSAFEFQPAADFALKLVKQLADEDYPKPPLLSVNIPPVEASQIAGVMVTRQGLRRYIEKFAKRLDPRGKSYYWLEGEIVEDIEQPEDVNLPPHILTDVQAIRDRYITITPLQYNLTDAAIVKHLYQQDFFN